From a region of the Neodiprion fabricii isolate iyNeoFabr1 chromosome 7, iyNeoFabr1.1, whole genome shotgun sequence genome:
- the LOC124186149 gene encoding nuclear receptor 2C2-associated protein, protein MSCIFKQYKWNSRVSSVLNKDVKTYGKKYIFDDSEETCWNSDQGSPQWIMVEFENEIELASFEIQFQGGFVGKDCRLEAGSDYQSLKPVEPFYPEDINSAQKFRLTDKVRAKTFKLLFGNSTDFFGRIIVYKMSFYS, encoded by the exons ATGAGTTGTATATTCAAGCAATACAAATGGAATTCACG GGTCAGTTCAGTGTTGAATAAAGATGTTAAAACTTATGggaaaaagtatatttttgaCGACTCGGAAGAAACGTGCTGGAATTCTGATCAG GGTTCTCCACAGTGGATAATggtcgaatttgaaaatgaaattgagtTAGCctcgtttgaaattcagtttcAAGGCGGATTCGTTGGTAAAGATTGTCGTTTAGAAGCTGGATCTGATTACCAAAGCCTGAAGCCTGTAGAGCCTTTCTATCCCGAAGATATTAATTCAGCTCAAAAGTTTCGACTTACTGATAAAGTAAGAGCTAAAACTTTTAAATTACTTTTTGGAAATAGTACAGATTTTTTCGGACGTATTATTGTGTACAAAATGTCATTTTACTCGTGA
- the LOC124186124 gene encoding serine/threonine-protein kinase VRK1-like, which yields MAPQQRAEEIPVKRVAAPGCRLPARFPPGEILTDVTQRQWRLGQPIGYGGFGDIYLASNVVNRVAGHDARYVIKVEPHNNGPLFVEMNFYIRAAQWHMIESWCKQQRIRRVGVPTYEGSGSHVFRGQRYRFLVLPRYRIDVNKLFLARGRKLHAKTVYALAVQMLNALEYIHSRGYAHADVKGSNILLNIEAKDLVEQEPEAYLVDYGLAFRFRTRSGTHKPFAHDERRAHEGTLEFTSRDAHHGTHSRRGDLETLGYNLIQWLCGRLPWEKESGGMSIATSPESVQEHKEFALSDVPRFMRECFPSEQYPPATLTKYMQYVANLGFETRPDYNFLRSLFSRSAWKNDTTVASPNSLVSSKKTHKRTPNENISYLKPMKRLCIRNAARKPCVPVNCEMRMTRKNHPTNSKSQFSWEEVLARHPDKMAKLHLLEPPLSPPLTPPPSPPPPALPTYAMLQVLQRIKEKQSGSMKSRNSSKMVDHELKAKWMTPAMEAVATQLQNRLARLVISTSKKKSATCCSPRLTRSRAALLNRQPGFGEKILQRMLDSSGPITGKTGSREIEKKRTR from the exons ATGGCACCACAGCAGCGAGCTGAGGAAATACCTGTAAAAAGAGTAGCAGCTCCCGGATGCCGATTACCGGCACGTTTTCCACCCGGTGAAATATTAACCGACGTTACTCAACGCCAATGGCGATTAGGCCAACCCATAGGATACGGAGGATTTGGAGATATTTATCTTG cATCAAATGTCGTCAATCGAGTTGCCGGTCACGACGCGAGATATGTGATAAAGGTCGAGCCGCACAACAATGGCCCGCTCTTtgttgaaatgaatttctacATTAGAGCTGCGCAATGGCACATGA TCGAGAGTTGGTGCAAGCAGCAGAGAATAAGGAGAGTCGGGGTTCCGACGTATGAGGGGTCGGGGTCGCACGTGTTCAGAGGACAACGTTACAGGTTCCTGGTATTACCGCGGTACAGAATTGACGTCAACAAGTTGTTCCTAGCCCGAGGGCGAAAGCTTCACGCAAAAACGGTCTACGCCCTCGCTGTTCAGATG CTCAACGCGCTGGAATATATTCACAGTCGAGGATACGCTCACGCTGATGTTAAAGGCTCAAATATTCTATTAAACATCGAGGCTAAAGACTTGGTCGAGCAAGAGCCAGAGGCATACCTGGTTGACTACGGCCTGGCATTTCGTTTTCGAACAAGATCCGGAACTCACAAGCCTTTTGCACACGACGAAAGAAGAGCGCACGAAGGAACTTTAGAATTTACATCGCGCGATGCGCACCATGGAA CACATTCCAGGAGAGGTGATCTAGAAACACTGggttataatttaatacaaTGGTTGTGTGGTCGTCTTCCATGGGAAAAAGAAAGCGGAGGCATGTCCATCGCTACCAGCCCCGAGTCTGTTCAGGAGCATAAAGAATTCGCACTTTCTGACGTTCCCCGTTTCATGCGCGAATGTTTTCCGTCCGAACAATATCCACCTG CAACGCTGACAAAGTATATGCAGTACGTGGCTAATCTGGGATTTGAAACGAGACCTGATTACAATTTTCTAAGATCGTTATTCTCGAGAAGCGCGTGGAAGAACGACACAACAGTTGCCTCGCCCAACTCGCTAGTATCCTCGAAGAAAACTCATAAACGCACACCGAATGAAAATATCTCGTATTTAAAGCCCATGAAACGGTTGTGCATCAGAAATGCAGCACGAAAACCGTGCGTACCGGTAAACTGTGAA ATGCGGATGACCAGAAAAAACCACCCGacgaattcaaaatcacaATTCAGCTGGGAGGAAGTATTAGCCAGGCATCCTGATAAGATGGCAAAATTACACCTTTTAGAACCGCCGTTGTCTCCACCACTTACGCCGCCGCCTTCGCCACCACCACCCGCACTCCCTACCTACGCAATGCTACAGGTTCTTCAAAGgattaaagaaaaacaatcggGATCAATGAAGTCGCGAAATTCATCTAAAATGGTCGA TCACGAGCTAAAGGCGAAATGGATGACGCCAGCTATGGAGGCGGTGGCAACGCAGCTTCAAAACAGACTGGCAAGATTGGTAATCAGTACATCCAAGAAAAAATCAGCGACGTGTTGCTCCCCAAGGCTGACAAGATCGCGAGCAGCTTTATTGAACCGACAAC CCGGCTTTGGGGAAAAGATACTTCAAAGAATGTTGGATTCTTCCGGTCCTATTACTGGAAAAACTGGTAGTCGTGAAATCGAGAAAAAGCGGACGCGTTAG